The Montipora capricornis isolate CH-2021 chromosome 1, ASM3666992v2, whole genome shotgun sequence genome contains a region encoding:
- the LOC138040316 gene encoding ataxin-7-like protein 3, protein MRKQFEVVECEGLDVFGQVPLKKQVECICPNCQRNLAANRFAPHLEKCMGMGRNSSRLASRRLATTGKLMDGEDEDDNYFDDDWTWNSDRKPGKKNKKDRGNSPRRAKAPRRNGEAGTPRPGTPSSVHSGELPAVRTGLTVAAFKPLGNEEKKALLSQTCGVISEHTSRMCTRSHRCPQHSDDQRQSVRLLLLGYSEVEPPVGRLRADGRSALEPDDVIDVDSYEDGDGQLQALRDKLNVNRLSWEEESNVSTGEENSPAGAPVVKKKRKKKAKHKRRPR, encoded by the exons AGGTAGTAGAGTGTGAAGGGTTGGACGTATTTGGTCAAGTACCTTTAAAGAAACAAGTGGAGTGTATTTGTCCAAATTGTCAAAGAAACCTAGCGGCCAACAGGTTTGCTCCTCATTTGGAAAAGTGCATGGGGATGGGGCGTAACAGCAGTCGATTGGCAAGCCGAAG GCTTGCAACTACAGGGAAATTAATGGATGGagaagatgaagatgataaCTACTTTGATGATGACTGGACGTGGAACTCAGATAGAAAGCCAG GcaagaagaataaaaaagaTAGG GGAAATTCTCCCAGAAGAGCTAAAGCTCCCAGGAGAAATG GTGAGGCTGGTACCCCTCGTCCAGGGACACCAAGCTCTGTTCACAGTGGGGAGTTACCAGCAGTTAGG acgGGGCTGACAGTGGCTGCCTTTAAACCTCTTGGGAATG AGGAGAAGAAAGCCCTCCTTTCACAG ACATGTGGTGTGATATCAGAGCACACATCAAGAATGTGTACAAG GTCTCACCGATGCCCTCAGCATTCTGATGATCAAAGACAGTCTGTCAGGCTTTTGCTTTTAG GCTATTCGGAAGTGGAACCCCCAGTCGGAAGGCTGCGAGCGGACGG CAGAAGTGCTTTGGAACCCGATGATGTTATTG ATGTTGACAGCTATGAAGATGGCGATGGGCAATTGCAAGCCCTGAGAGATAAATTGAACGTGAACAG GTTATCTTGGGAAGAAGAATCGAACGTTTCAACAGGCGAGGAGAACTCGCCGGCCG GTGCGCCAGTcgtgaaaaagaagagaaagaagaaagcGAAACACAAACGTCGACCGAGGTGA